One stretch of Acropora muricata isolate sample 2 chromosome 12, ASM3666990v1, whole genome shotgun sequence DNA includes these proteins:
- the LOC136893417 gene encoding integrin alpha-8-like isoform X1, with the protein MTAHHRLVYFVLLTFSHFLVLFSFNLDDKHSLVYSGSPGEYFGYALTLHAQNNGENWVVVGAPLGNKTSRSNERNRFGSVYRCRSGAPSCEVIEIDDSNPVTRTWNGEQVDLEEKTGQWLGATVASVTQKSSARAYGDVLVCAPRYSLWGEVVDKPENRDRQLLGKCFVIRNDLSSIREFLEPCFHDYDGKNWNYESKRDGTCQAGISGATSNVGSTQIFLMGMTGRYLVNGSIALYYSDDIRVPYKTPSAKQFADAAGDMTGMAMGYAVAIGRFSSPNTDELVASSIRAAQLKGKVVAFYHASRGLEVRFTLPLPQDVQAGSNFGHSLCAVDLNNDRYSDLLISAPYHGQDEGRVYVYINDGNTPGTLNQVPAMTLEGPKSKRGLFGFAMAVAGDLNQDSYPDVAVSAPYAGVDQGGVVYIYFGTKAGIETSPRQVIQASKVSPGVITFGYSLAGNLDVDNNGYPDLAIGAYSSDKVFLFRSRSIVIMEANITLSNTQISLEDSDGAMQIASDGVSRLSVNLSVCLKFKNQLARHSSGSQNVTYSIELDKSRPQEVLRRMFFLHENKTIFRTTQQVSLPKEDEWYCDFRHTVYLREKEEIQSVNDPLTFDLIYDLAQSSSCELCPILNDYNDIIQRSFTAEAFFVKQCGRDKICEPDLSVKGHVRFGLDDSEDHKELHVGTDKEMTVEIVVENKAQDSAYPGKVIVSYPSVMDYTTSNQGVSCSKMTTAKNVFGSSSLVDISKLECVVGNPFGKYAKKQFDIRFNIHKVTGNISTVEITLEATSPGKELNANDNKIKLVIPVKFEAELSIRGISRPDQVVYNDKVSEVKDIIGIGPAVKNILTVQNDGPSPVESTEVIVMIPFRNKSVEEPNYLLYSTDVQILRNAGTCNIEVDPLNLQVRNVSDSSSNNLKIPLDSQNEEVPCPSDNSITCLKIPCYLGRMKKGDDVQIQMAHRLWQNTLIKSKAGSIELITTAEIVRSSVPESGKGNNSVEITLKASPKTTPSTKRKTAVWIYVVSAVGALALLAIVVLALYKYGFFKRKDLSSGNSEEEMTPMRTPAPGTVA; encoded by the exons ATGACAGCACACCACCGCCTTGTCTATTTTGTGCTGCTAACATTTTCACATTTTctagttcttttttctttcaatttggaCGATAAACATTCGCTCGTTTACAGCGGCTCGCCAGGAGAATATTTTGGATATGCTTTGACTTTGCACGCCCAGAATAATGGAGAGAACTG GGTTGTGGTTGGAGCGCCTCTGGGAAACAAGACTTCTCGTTCAAATGAAAGGAATCGATTCGGAAGTGTTTACAGATGTCGTTCTGGCGCACCCAGTTGCGAAGTGATCGAAATAGATGACTCAA ACCCAGTTACACGCACTTGGAATGGGGAGCAAGTTGATCTAGAGGAAAAGACTGGTCAGTGGCTTGGTGCAACGGTTGCAAGCGTGACGCAGAAGTCATCAGCAAGAGCTTATGGGGACGTCTTG GTCTGTGCACCAAGGTACAGTCTATGGGGAGAAGTCGTGGATAAACCGGAGAACAGAGATCGTCAGCTTTTGGGAAAATGTTTTGTAATCAGAAATGATTTGTCATCCATCCGTGAGTTCCTAGAACCGTGTTTCCACGACT ACGATGGAAAAAACTGGAATTACGAGTCAAAAAGAGATGGTACTTGTCAAGCTGGGATCAGCGGAGCAACTTCTAACGTGGGTTCCACACAGATTTTCTTGATGGGAATGACAGGCCGTTATCTAGTCAATG GTTCCATCGCATTATACTATTCTGACGATATTAGAGTTCCGTACAAGACTCCGTCGGCTAAGCAATTCGCGGATGCTGCTGGAGATATGACAGGAATGGCTATGG GATACGCTGTTGCCATTGGAAGGTTCAGCTCTCCAAACACAGACG AGCTGGTTGCAAGCTCCATACGTGCAGCACAACTTAAAGGAAAG GTTGTGGCGTTTTACCATGCTTCAAGAGGCCTTGAAGTTAGGTTCACACTCCCTCTACCTCAAGACGTCCAG GCCGGAAGCAATTTTGGTCATTCGCTTTGTGCCGTTGATTTAAACAATGACAG GTACTCAGATCTGTTGATTTCTGCCCCGTACCATGGTCAAGATGAAGGCAGAGTTTATGTCTACATCAATGACGGAAAT ACACCTGGAACCCTTAATCAAGTTCCAGCTATGACTCTAGAAGGTCCAAAATCCAAGCGTGGGCTCTTTGGTTTTGCCATGGCTGTGGCGGGGGATTTGAACCAAGATAGTTATCCAG ATGTTGCGGTCAGCGCTCCGTATGCTGGCGTTGATCAGGGTGGAGTGGTGTACATCTACTTTGGCACCAAAGCTGGGATTGAAACCTCTCCAAGACAG GTTATTCAAGCCTCCAAGGTCTCTCCTGGTGTAATAACGTTTGGGTATTCGCTCGCTGGTAATTTGGATGTAGACAACAATGGATATCCAG ATCTTGCAATTGGAGCGTATTCCTCCGACAAGGTTTTCCTTTTTAG GTCACGATCAATTGTAATCATGGAAGCAAATATTACACTAAGTAATACACAAATATCATTAGAGGACAGCGATGGTGCAATGCAGATAGCAAGTGATGGAGTTTCCCGTTTAAG CGTCAACTTGAGTGTTTGTCTGAAATTTAAGAATCAACTGGCGAGGCATTCCTCTG GATCGCAAAATGTTACTTATTCCATTGAGCTCGACAAAAGTCGTCCACAAGAAGTCCTACGTCGAATGTTTTTCCTGCATGAAAACAAGACGATCTTCCGAACCACTCAGCAAGTTTCCTTACCGAAGGAAGATGAATGGTATTGCGATTTTAGACATACAGTTTACTTGAGA GAAAAGGAAGAAATTCAAAGTGTGAATGATCCATTGACATTTGACCTAATCTACGATCTTGCCCAGTCCTCCTCCTGCGAGCTTTGTCCAATACTAAACGACTACAATGACATAATTCAGCGGTCTTTTACAGCGGAG gCCTTTTTTGTCAAGCAGTGCGGACGCGACAAAATCTGCGAACCCGATCTTTCTGTCAAGGGACATGTTAGATTTGGGCTTGA tgATTCTGAAGACCACAAAGAACTCCACGTTGGAACAGACAAAGAAATGACTGTTGAGATAGTCGTGGAAAACAAGGCACAAGACTCAGCCTACCCTGGAAAGGTTATTGTGTCATACCCTTCAGTTATGGACTACACAACTAGCAATCAG GGCGTCTCTTGTTCCAAGATGACAACGGCAAAGAACGTGTTTGGTTCTAGCAGCCTTGTTGACATCAGCAAGTTGGAGTGTGTTGTTGGCAATCCTTTTGGGAAATATGCGAAG AAACAATTTGACATTCGATTCAATATACACAAGGTAACAGGAAACATCAGTACCGTTGAGATAACTCTAGAGGCCACAAG TCCCGGCAAAGAATTAAACGCAAATGATAACAAGATCAAACTTGTAATTCCGGTGAAATTTGAGGCGGAGCTTAGCATCAGAGG GATTTCTAGACCAGATCAAGTTGTGTACAATGACAAAGTTTCCGAAGTAAAGGATATTATTGGTATCGGCCCTGCTGTTAAGAATATCTTAACG GTTCAGAATGACGGTCCAAGCCCAGTTGAATCGACTGAAGTGATAGTCATGATCCCGTTTCGAAATAAATCAGTCGAGGAGCCTAATTATTTGCTTTACTCGACGGATGTGCAG ATTTTGAGGAACGCAGGAACTTGCAATATAGAAGTCGACCCTTTGAATCTTCAG gtGCGAAACGTTTCCGATTCATCTTcgaataatttgaaaattccaTTGGATTCTCAAAATGAAGAAGTG CCTTGTCCATCAGACAACTCCATAACTTGTCTCAAGATCCCTTGTTACTTAGGAAGAATGAAGAAAGGCGATGACGTCCAAATACAGATGGCGCATCGTCTTTGGCAGAACACACTCATCAAG TCGAAAGCTGGTTCGATCGAGCTGATCACCACAGCAGAAATTGTACGATCATCTGTTCCAGAATCGGGAAAAGGAAATAACAGCGTCGAG ATTACGCTGAAAGCCAGTCCCAAAACCACACCTTCAACCAAGAGAAAAACGGCCGTTTGGATCTATGTTGTTTCTGCAGTGGGTGCCCTCGCGCTCTTAGCCATTGTAGTGCTTGCACTTTACAAG TACggttttttcaaaagaaaagatttaAGCTCAGGAAACAGCGAGGAGGAAATGACACCGATGAGAACTCCCGCGCCAGGAACCGTCGCCTAA
- the LOC136893417 gene encoding integrin alpha-8-like isoform X2 — protein sequence MTAHHRLVYFVLLTFSHFLVLFSFNLDDKHSLVYSGSPGEYFGYALTLHAQNNGENWVVVGAPLGNKTSRSNERNRFGSVYRCRSGAPSCEVIEIDDSNPVTRTWNGEQVDLEEKTGQWLGATVASVTQKSSARAYGDVLVCAPRYSLWGEVVDKPENRDRQLLGKCFVIRNDLSSIREFLEPCFHDYDGKNWNYESKRDGTCQAGISGATSNVGSTQIFLMGMTGRYLVNGSIALYYSDDIRVPYKTPSAKQFADAAGDMTGMAMGYAVAIGRFSSPNTDELVASSIRAAQLKGKVVAFYHASRGLEVRFTLPLPQDVQAGSNFGHSLCAVDLNNDRYSDLLISAPYHGQDEGRVYVYINDGNTPGTLNQVPAMTLEGPKSKRGLFGFAMAVAGDLNQDSYPDVAVSAPYAGVDQGGVVYIYFGTKAGIETSPRQVIQASKVSPGVITFGYSLAGNLDVDNNGYPDLAIGAYSSDKVFLFRSRSIVIMEANITLSNTQISLEDSDGAMQIASDGVSRLSVNLSVCLKFKNQLARHSSGSQNVTYSIELDKSRPQEVLRRMFFLHENKTIFRTTQQVSLPKEDEWYCDFRHTVYLREKEEIQSVNDPLTFDLIYDLAQSSSCELCPILNDYNDIIQRSFTAEAFFVKQCGRDKICEPDLSVKGHVRFGLDDSEDHKELHVGTDKEMTVEIVVENKAQDSAYPGKVIVSYPSVMDYTTSNQGVSCSKMTTAKNVFGSSSLVDISKLECVVGNPFGKYAKKQFDIRFNIHKVTGNISTVEITLEATSPGKELNANDNKIKLVIPVKFEAELSIRGISRPDQVVYNDKVSEVKDIIGIGPAVKNILTVQNDGPSPVESTEVIVMIPFRNKSVEEPNYLLYSTDVQILRNAGTCNIEVDPLNLQVRNVSDSSSNNLKIPLDSQNEEVLMRAWLIG from the exons ATGACAGCACACCACCGCCTTGTCTATTTTGTGCTGCTAACATTTTCACATTTTctagttcttttttctttcaatttggaCGATAAACATTCGCTCGTTTACAGCGGCTCGCCAGGAGAATATTTTGGATATGCTTTGACTTTGCACGCCCAGAATAATGGAGAGAACTG GGTTGTGGTTGGAGCGCCTCTGGGAAACAAGACTTCTCGTTCAAATGAAAGGAATCGATTCGGAAGTGTTTACAGATGTCGTTCTGGCGCACCCAGTTGCGAAGTGATCGAAATAGATGACTCAA ACCCAGTTACACGCACTTGGAATGGGGAGCAAGTTGATCTAGAGGAAAAGACTGGTCAGTGGCTTGGTGCAACGGTTGCAAGCGTGACGCAGAAGTCATCAGCAAGAGCTTATGGGGACGTCTTG GTCTGTGCACCAAGGTACAGTCTATGGGGAGAAGTCGTGGATAAACCGGAGAACAGAGATCGTCAGCTTTTGGGAAAATGTTTTGTAATCAGAAATGATTTGTCATCCATCCGTGAGTTCCTAGAACCGTGTTTCCACGACT ACGATGGAAAAAACTGGAATTACGAGTCAAAAAGAGATGGTACTTGTCAAGCTGGGATCAGCGGAGCAACTTCTAACGTGGGTTCCACACAGATTTTCTTGATGGGAATGACAGGCCGTTATCTAGTCAATG GTTCCATCGCATTATACTATTCTGACGATATTAGAGTTCCGTACAAGACTCCGTCGGCTAAGCAATTCGCGGATGCTGCTGGAGATATGACAGGAATGGCTATGG GATACGCTGTTGCCATTGGAAGGTTCAGCTCTCCAAACACAGACG AGCTGGTTGCAAGCTCCATACGTGCAGCACAACTTAAAGGAAAG GTTGTGGCGTTTTACCATGCTTCAAGAGGCCTTGAAGTTAGGTTCACACTCCCTCTACCTCAAGACGTCCAG GCCGGAAGCAATTTTGGTCATTCGCTTTGTGCCGTTGATTTAAACAATGACAG GTACTCAGATCTGTTGATTTCTGCCCCGTACCATGGTCAAGATGAAGGCAGAGTTTATGTCTACATCAATGACGGAAAT ACACCTGGAACCCTTAATCAAGTTCCAGCTATGACTCTAGAAGGTCCAAAATCCAAGCGTGGGCTCTTTGGTTTTGCCATGGCTGTGGCGGGGGATTTGAACCAAGATAGTTATCCAG ATGTTGCGGTCAGCGCTCCGTATGCTGGCGTTGATCAGGGTGGAGTGGTGTACATCTACTTTGGCACCAAAGCTGGGATTGAAACCTCTCCAAGACAG GTTATTCAAGCCTCCAAGGTCTCTCCTGGTGTAATAACGTTTGGGTATTCGCTCGCTGGTAATTTGGATGTAGACAACAATGGATATCCAG ATCTTGCAATTGGAGCGTATTCCTCCGACAAGGTTTTCCTTTTTAG GTCACGATCAATTGTAATCATGGAAGCAAATATTACACTAAGTAATACACAAATATCATTAGAGGACAGCGATGGTGCAATGCAGATAGCAAGTGATGGAGTTTCCCGTTTAAG CGTCAACTTGAGTGTTTGTCTGAAATTTAAGAATCAACTGGCGAGGCATTCCTCTG GATCGCAAAATGTTACTTATTCCATTGAGCTCGACAAAAGTCGTCCACAAGAAGTCCTACGTCGAATGTTTTTCCTGCATGAAAACAAGACGATCTTCCGAACCACTCAGCAAGTTTCCTTACCGAAGGAAGATGAATGGTATTGCGATTTTAGACATACAGTTTACTTGAGA GAAAAGGAAGAAATTCAAAGTGTGAATGATCCATTGACATTTGACCTAATCTACGATCTTGCCCAGTCCTCCTCCTGCGAGCTTTGTCCAATACTAAACGACTACAATGACATAATTCAGCGGTCTTTTACAGCGGAG gCCTTTTTTGTCAAGCAGTGCGGACGCGACAAAATCTGCGAACCCGATCTTTCTGTCAAGGGACATGTTAGATTTGGGCTTGA tgATTCTGAAGACCACAAAGAACTCCACGTTGGAACAGACAAAGAAATGACTGTTGAGATAGTCGTGGAAAACAAGGCACAAGACTCAGCCTACCCTGGAAAGGTTATTGTGTCATACCCTTCAGTTATGGACTACACAACTAGCAATCAG GGCGTCTCTTGTTCCAAGATGACAACGGCAAAGAACGTGTTTGGTTCTAGCAGCCTTGTTGACATCAGCAAGTTGGAGTGTGTTGTTGGCAATCCTTTTGGGAAATATGCGAAG AAACAATTTGACATTCGATTCAATATACACAAGGTAACAGGAAACATCAGTACCGTTGAGATAACTCTAGAGGCCACAAG TCCCGGCAAAGAATTAAACGCAAATGATAACAAGATCAAACTTGTAATTCCGGTGAAATTTGAGGCGGAGCTTAGCATCAGAGG GATTTCTAGACCAGATCAAGTTGTGTACAATGACAAAGTTTCCGAAGTAAAGGATATTATTGGTATCGGCCCTGCTGTTAAGAATATCTTAACG GTTCAGAATGACGGTCCAAGCCCAGTTGAATCGACTGAAGTGATAGTCATGATCCCGTTTCGAAATAAATCAGTCGAGGAGCCTAATTATTTGCTTTACTCGACGGATGTGCAG ATTTTGAGGAACGCAGGAACTTGCAATATAGAAGTCGACCCTTTGAATCTTCAG gtGCGAAACGTTTCCGATTCATCTTcgaataatttgaaaattccaTTGGATTCTCAAAATGAAGAAGTG ctcatgcgagcgtggttgattggatga